The following are encoded together in the Oscarella lobularis chromosome 10, ooOscLobu1.1, whole genome shotgun sequence genome:
- the LOC136192263 gene encoding copine-5-like: MSRTGSKIEVFVRCSQLVNLDLLTKFDPLCVLYEKRQDAWSECGRTEVINDTLDPQFLTTFIVDYHLDELQLLKFVVYDVDSSSTDLSSHDLIGEAEVTLSSIIISSPELVKELRLAKNPQKKNRGMIHLVAEEVKESKSIIRFDIAARNLKNKCSSLKRFLRNSSTFLELRRKNEDGSEVLVYKTEVVKNSANPHWTCFEIPSWKLCNSDMHAQLSLPANIGKALTQLLSLAKRLSPLKSFWASKCLQKILYPLLLLLLRQTKRGLLALYSFNLPTPIYSFVDYLKGGCSLSVMVAVDFTASNGVPSLPHSLHYNGPTPNAYVEAITSIGKILAEYDSDQMFPAWGFGAKLPANRTDVSHCFPLSGNTYNPEVYGVEGILTAYRQSLDHVHLSGPTLFSPILDAALRYVRSDSVTQEHQTYNILLIVTDGVIHDMEKTIDKIVDASDEALSIIIVGVGDADFSQMETLDADDVPLKSSDGKTMLRDIVQFVSFEELRHRIGMDFSLAREVLAEVPDQLVSFMKFRGIAPNKAAVPANPPFS, from the exons ATGTCACGCACCGGCTCGAAGATAGAAGTATTCGTTCGATGCTCGCAACTCGTCAATCTGGACCTTTTGACAAAATTCGATCCACTGTGTGTGCTCTACGAAAAGCGTCAAGACGCGTGGAGCGAATGCGGAAGAACGGAAGTTATAAACGACACGTTGGATCCTCAG ttTTTGACAACCTTTATCGTCGATTACCATTTGGACGAATTGCAATTGTTGAAATTTGTCGTATATGACGTTGACAGTAGTTCAACTGATTTGTCGTCTCACGACTTGATTGGCGAAGCCGAAGTGACTCTCTCCAGCATCATCATTTCCTCACCAGAATTGGTCAAGGAACTTCGTTTAGCCA aAAATCCTCAGAAGAAGAATAGAGGCATGATTCACTTGGTTGCAGAGGAAGTGAAAGAAAGCAAGAGTATAATTCGATTTGATATCGCCGCACGAAATCTGAAGAACAAGTGCTCCTCTCTGAAGCGCTTCTTGCGGAAT tCGTCCACATTTTTGGAATtgagacgaaaaaatgaagacggCTCTGAGGTGTTGGTATACAAAACGGAAGTTGTCAAGAACAGCGCCAATCCCCATTGGACGTGCTTTGAAATTCCGTCGTGGAAGCTGTGCAATTCGGATATGCACGCCCAATTGAGTTTACCTGCAAACATTGGAAAAG CTCTGACACAGCTGTTGTCATTGGCAAAGCGTTTGTCTCCGTTGAAGAGCTTTTGGGCCAGCA AATGTTTACAAAAAATCTTgtatcctcttcttcttcttcttcttcgtcaaacAAAAAGAGGCCTCCTGGCACTCTACTCTTTCAATCT TCCTACTCCTATCTACTCGTTTGTTGATTACCTGAAAGGCGGATGCAGTCTAAGCGTGATGGTTGCTGTCGATTTTACG GCTTCCAATGGAGTTCCTAGTCTGCCGCATTCACTTCACTACAATGGACCAACG CCTAATGCCTATGTAGAAGCGATTACGTCCATAGGCAAAATATTGGCTGAATACGATTCGGATCAGATGTTTCCAGCGTGGGGTTTTGGAGCCAAACTGCCTGCCAATAGGACAGACGTATCTCATTGCTTCCCACTCTCTGGAAACACGTACAACCCCGAAGTGTACGGAGTCGAG GGAATTTTGACTGCCTATCGACAATCGCTTGACCATGTGCATCTCAGTGGTCCGACTTTGTTTTCGCCCATTCTGGATGCCGCTCTGCGCTATGTTCGATCTGATTCAGTGACTCAGGAGCATCAGACTTACAACATTCTTCTCATTGTAACG GATGGTGTCATTCATGACATggaaaaaacaattgatAAAATTGTCGATGCGTCTGATGAAGCTCTATCAATAATCATTGTAGGCGTTGGAGATGCCGACTTCAGTCAAATG GAAACATTGGACGCAGACGACGTTCCTCTCAAGTCGTCGGATGGCAAGACAATGTTGAGAGATATTGTTCAGTTTGTTTCCTTCGAAGAATTACGTCATCGAATTGGAATGGATTTCTCTCTG GCACGCGAAGTGCTTGCTGAAGTGCCCGATCAGCTAGTTTCATTTATGAAGTTTCGTGGAATTGCACCAAATAAGGCAGCCGTCCCCGCGAATCCGCCGTTCTCTTAG